Part of the Kwoniella shivajii chromosome 1, complete sequence genome, GGGATCGAGAAATGGCTAGAGAACAAAAAGGAGCTAACGCGAGCCCGTTGTCAGTTCGCCGTCACATGTAAACTTAAGAACGAGATTACGCATTCGACCAATTCTGGTGACATTGAATTTGGGTAAGTAGTCAGAGCGTTTCCTCATTTCCACATCGGTCTACTCTTACTTGATGGGAATAATGTTTCTGACTTGATCACTGTGACAATGCTATAGGAACGGTGCATATATGTCGTTGATGACTGTTCTATTCACTCTGGATACATTCATTCTATCTTTCATATACTTGTTCAACTTTGTAAGTGTTGCAACGGTGATGCTGCTATGGTGTATAGTAATGTTCTAGCTAATGTAACTTTCAACATGTTCATAGAAGTCAAACTTCCATATTTTCCTGAACCCACCATCTCCGTCACCGAGGGTGTTGCTACTTCCACCATCTGAGAAACCAATGCAACATCATCGACGAACAGGCTTAGCATCATTCTTTGCTCCTCATTCCGCTCCATTAGGTGGCAGAAGTTCCAACGGCAAGGCAATTACGAACAGATCTAGCAAAAGTAATGCAGCTACCAGTACGGATGGAAATACAGATACATGGCTTGAAAATACTCTTCCTACCAAGCCTGAACTGGATGAAGAGACAGTCAGATGGTTATCACTATATCCACAAGACATGGAATTAGTTCCACTAATAAGCGGTTTAAGAATGGGTAAACGTACAAACAAATCTGATTTCTTACTGTCCGAAGTTGGTTTATTGTACTTACGACCTGATAATGGTATTCCCGAACAACAAGCGTTATTAGTCCCTCCAAAGGGTGTCATACGGATTGAATTGATTCAAGATGCTCATTTTGATGCACATCCAGACTATCCACCTAGTCTTGCATCTGAATTCCAAGAAGGTCAGATAGCGCATAATAGATTGGAGGTTATGGTCGATATTCTAAGTAGTACTTTCTGGTGGAATGGTATGGCTATAGATTGCAAAGAATTCGTGGAAAACTGTAATACTTGTGttgaaagattgaaagataaagaaggtagTATACTGTCTTTTCCTCAACTGAAAAAGAACAACAGACCCTCATACTAAGGGAGAGAATGCGCTTTGGAAGTGAATATCATAGAGAAAAGACACCTTGAACTGGCGTCGCGAGAAGAGTAATCTGCTGTTAATGTCATAATATCTGTACATGTAGTATCTATTTACATAATCATGAATAATCGTGTCAACATACAATGAAAATGCTAAAATGAGACAACTTGAGGAAATGCTTATTGAGGTATGTATCATTGTCAACATTGCCTTGTTGTACTTTGATTGGAAATTCTAAAGACGGCATCCCCAAAACCAATACACCTTCAAGACGTTAGATTATCTAGTTGAATTCTCCTAATACCCTCCTACGCCTTCAACAAGCTCCAAGTATACCATCTTTTTCTCATTCCCCATCAATATCCCTTTATGGTTTCACTAGACGATCCTGACATTCAAGATCTCAACCCCACCTACGTCGCCTCACAACCTCTAATTCACCTAGTAGCCTATTAGTTTCCTCATaccttcttttgatctctTTATCCATTCCGCCGGGATCGTCATCTATaacttccatatcttcatcctcgACCATTCCATCCATGTAAGACGGTGAACGAAGTTGGACAGATGGATGATGGGAATTGAAGGGTGACGAATCAGGATTCGAAGGATGATTCCTATATGCTGGATGAGGTGAAACCAACGTCGAATCTGGAATTAAGGTAGAACCACTATCTGTCGATTGAGTGGACTGGATTTGACAGAAATCCATATGATCTGTAAGATGTTGCGGTTGCAGTTGCGTTTGTGTAGGAACAGGATGGGGCTGAGAATGTAGTTTTGCGACATGCTAtgatcatatatcatatcgGTTAGTAATCTTAAAATgactcaagatcaagaagaatgccaagtcaagaaaggaaattcaCCAAGCTATGTAGTAACCAATTCTGTTTTTCGTACTCCTGACCCcattcctttctcatctctgcttcatccatatcttccTCGACTTCGCCTTGTGAATCATCCGCATTCCAATCACCATTTCtatgtttttctttttctttttctttttctttgaaagGCGAACTTGACGGTGGTATGTTTCtgataggtgaagaagacatgaCATCGTTTTGTGAATAAGCATTTCTGAAATTTGGTGTGTTATTGGTCGATAATTGTGTATGGGGTGGCGTAGGTTGAGAGAACGAAGTTGACGTTGGATTTGAACAGGAATccaaatgagaatgagaatgaaaaggggAATGAGGTGAAGGTAGAGAATGAGGAGCATTCAACTTCTCCCATTGTTTGGTTCTCCTCCTTTCTATCCCAGCCATCGATCTTCTAATCGCACTCGAGCTTGATTCAGCGTGGTTCCGCTCTTGTTGATTGACTTGGCCATTACCATGGCCAGAAGCAGGAATATCGAAGTAATCATGATGTTCTCCATCACCATGAGTTGATTCGAAATTTCCTGCCTCACCTGGAGATGAGAACGACAGATCTTGCCTTCGTCTTCGTTTCAATATCACATCCAATGGAGAAGCGAGATCTGGTTCTAGAGTTGGGGAAGGTGATCTGGGTCGTTTAGGTCTGTGAGGCGGTGCTAGCATTATGATTCGATCGCACCCCTGTTGTTATTCGGTCGATGGATagagaggaagaaacaaggaagatgattgagtGACACTGACTAAGCTCGCGCTTGCACTTGTACGGTCAATGTCGGAAATGACCGTGGCTGATGAAAGCGGTTGAGATTTGTTCGTGGATCTGTGATTAGGTCATTTCGCTGTTAATGTATATCTTCCAAATAGGAAGAAAATGATGTCGTAAGAAGGATTAGACAGTAAAGTATGTTTCTGACGATAGGATATGTTCAACGATGACCGTGTATCCCTATATGACTGAGCTGAATTCAGAGTAataagaagaggaagggggaGGATGTTAGTTATATAGGTTATATCAGTCGCAACAACATCCCAAGCGTAAAAGGATGAAATCACCACGTGGCAGATATGACGTGTGTGAGAGAAGATGGTGTGTGTTACGTAAAATCAGTTTTCATGGAAAGTCGTAGTGGAATTCCTCCACCTGCgatcatcaacaaaaaaAATATAAAATCAGAAAGATAGATGTATATATTTGTTCTCAGAACAAAGCGATCTCCGTCCTATACCCCATCAAATCACAAGGGCTATCGAGctcattggagaagatggcTCAAGCGACAGATTTCTCTGAGGGAGCAGACTTCATTTCTTTTGGATTCTCTCCTCCTCTACCGGAAAACcaagctgctgaagctggaccatcgagaatacatccttctttaccttcgaAACCCAGTACAAGCACCACTTCAGATACGAATACGAACACCGATAGCAATCGAAAGGGTAAGAGAAAAGCATCAGATGCCGAACCATCGACATCGGTAAATTCAGAATCctcaaaggagaagaaatcaaagaaacaaaagaaaggtAAACGCGAtagagagaaggagaaggataaagagaaagaaaaggaaaaggagaaagagaagaagaaggctaaTGGAGTCAATGATACTGGACCTAAAAACCTAAAGGAAGAGAGACAAGCAGCTGAGAGACATGCTCCATGGGCTGATTTGGTAAATTGGGAAGAATGTAAAGATCCTGCTGAAATGTAAGTATACGAAATCAGCTAACTACCGCGCAAGGGAGTATCCTAGATGagctgatgtgatgtgatttGTTGAAATGACTTAGGTTGAACGAAGAGATTAACGCTTTCTACAAATATGTTTCACCgacaaaagaagaatttgaagTTAGATTGTTCATGATTGAGCTTATCACAAGAAATATCATGCAATTGTGGCCAGATGCAGAGGTTACACCTTTTGGAAGTTGGCAAACTCAACTATATCTTCCTCAAGGGTGAGTCAGCCAAAATAAATCAGCCCAATGCGACTTCTTGTTCCCATTCCGCCAAATAATAAGGATAGTGAAACTGTTTTGCTAATGCTTTGCATTCACCACGATGACAGAGATATCGATTTAGTCGTATCAAATAAACAGTTCTCAGAATCAAACAAAGCTCGACTTTTATCCGATATGGCCAGAGCAATGCGTAAAGCAAGAATTACGGACGAAGTAGCTATCATATCGAGGGCGAGAGTACCAATCATCAAGTTCGTTACCAATGAAGGTAAGTCAAGCTATATGTCCCTGCGGAAAGGAAATCTTGTGGAGAAGGCTGATGTTATTATCTTTTAGGTAAACTCAATGTCGATATTTCCCTAAACCAGGTGAATGGTATTTCAGCTGGAAAtataatcaatcaatatcttgattctctACCTGGAGCGAGACAATTGATTTTAGTTGTAAAATCATTCCTAAGTCAAAGATCAATGAATGAAGTTTATACTGGAGGTTTAGGATCTTACGCTGTCATATGTCTAGTCATCAGCTTCCTGCAGGTATGTCAGCTACACAATCCCTTTCCAAGGCAAGCTGATCAAGTACTGTCGAATAGGTACATCCTAAATTGCGGCGATCGGAATTAGATCCAGAAGAAAATTTGGGTACTTTGTTAATCGAATTTTTCGAATTATATGGACGGAATTTCAATTATCAAGATGTTGGGTTATCAATTAGGAAAGGTGGATATTATTACCTGAAATCGTCGAGAGGCTGGCTGAGGCCCAACCAAAGTTTCTTACTGAGTATCGAAGATCCACAAGATAGAGGTTAGTTCTTCAAGTAGCTGAATTATACTCTCTGGTTTATAAGCTGATCATCTCTGTTGAACCGCGAAGATAATGATATTTCCAGTGGTTCATTTGGTATAAGACAAGTGAAAAATACCCTTGCCGGAGCGTACGAGTTGCTTCTGATGAGATTATTTGAACGAGCCGATATCTTGAGCGGGAGAAGATCTGGTAGAAACAAGCAGGAATTAGATACCGATCGGTTGAGCATTTTGACCGGTGTTATGGGAATCACGAAAGAAGTGGGTTAGCGATTCGCCCGATCGCCTGGCTATAGCTCACGATCATGTGTACTTTACAGACGCTCAAACAGCGTGAAGCACTTCAGCAATTACATGCTGCAGGAAAACTTCAACGCTTATTGTCTATCCCTCAAGGCGCGAACCCGAAAAGCTATGTCACGAATTATCGACCACCACCAACACTCTTCACTCCTCGATCGAGAGATAGGGCTTCTCGATCAAGCCGAGCTAATGTACCTGCACCTCAAGATCGTCGAGATGGGGGCGTAGGAGCCATCattgtagatgatgatgaagtctcagatgaagatgacgattcGGACTACGAGTCAGACACATCCGATATCGGCCCAGATGATACCTTCGCCATCCTCAATCGAAATGgaacatcatcgtcatcctcatcaacgtcttcttcttccgctgaagacggagaggaagaaggtgaaatctTAGAATTACCAGGTCTACGAAATAAAAGCAGAAGTCTAAAAAGTAGAGCAGCAGCTGTAGAAGCTAGCTATGGAGGATTCTCGGATAACATctcagaagatgagattgaagtcCTGAACTCACCACCTAATAAAGAAACtgatgaaaatgagaatgatgaatccaGATATGCAATATCTCGCAAGCCAAAACCACGTCAACCTAAACCGAAAACAAAAACTAAGTCATcgaaaaaagaggaagacttAATGAATGATCTGTATTCTGTttcggattcggattcggattcgGACTCTGATGACAGCTCAATACAAGCAATTGATCCTCCctcgaagaacaagaatgaACATAAAGATAGGAATGCGATCAAGAgtaaaaaagaagaaagaagggcATTTTGGGCTTCGAAAGGCCtaggtggaagtggtggaggtggaaaagatgacgatgattgGGATGGTGGAGCGGATTTTGTTGGTTTAGATTAAGTGTACTAGAAGAAAGGTCACTTGGATGTAAAAGAAGCATTCCTTGATCGCGGAGAGATCTCTGATGTCTTCGAGGGTAATATAATAGTGGTTTTGGTCAGGTCCAGATAGTTTTCATTATTGCATATCGTCATGTCATTGTAGTGCATGTACACATCTTATTTACAATTGCATTTGGACGCACTTACTTAATATTGTCCATGAACATACGGTCTAACGCatcgagatgatgaagtgtaTCACCATGTCAGGTTGGTGTTGGTATATTACTACATGAAGTGGAGGTTAAAACCCTCTTACGTTTCAGCTTTAAGCGCTTTCAACGACTTTTAAGATCAAATCGTCTTTGGAACAATACATATTTGCTTGAAGATTCTCTACTCGTTGGCCTCAATACCGCACGTTTCGGCTTCAAGATGTTAGCCAGTACGCaattttcaccttctacgTGCTACTTGGAGAAAGGGGAGTTGATCAAACAAGGTGCAGAAGCTGTACGTTCATTGTATACCTTATACTGTTCGATCGAAGTAACTGAAGTTACCATTATTTTATCGCATGAATAGAAAGTATATGCCCTTGCATCACTTTTCCCCAACCCCACAATATACGAcccatcattatcatcatcatcatcatcttcttcatcctcctcaatCTCTCATTCCATTTCTACACGTACTTCGTCCACCAGCCCGAACGATGCCCCAGGGGTAATACTGAAATACCGATTCCCAAAAACGTATCGACATCCAACACTTGACTCGGCATTGACTTCTTCAAGGCTCATATTCGAAGCTAGGGCTTTATCTCGAGCTTCAAGGGCAGGAGTAGTGGTTCCCAAGGTATTATGGGTAGACGAGAAAGGTGGTGTTATTGGATTAGAGAGGATCGAAGGTTGGAGTGTCAGAGAAGTGTTGGGTGGAGGTGCAGAGGGTGAAATGGAatttcaagatgatgaagaaatcgaaattgaattcgatgatactgatgctgatgctgatgctgaatCAGGACAGGAGGGAGCGGATGAAAGGGATGTacaaggtgaaggtgaatatgaagaaatcaacgaAGGTTGGCAGAAATTAAGTGCATTGGGTGTTACTAGAGGTGAGCTCATCACGTTCTCAATTGCTTGACAAAAGAGGATGGAATCAGATAACAGTCAAACTGCCAAGTGAAGGTCGGTTTTACATGGAAATTTCAgttgctgatgatttgacacCTCGTATATAGAACACTTGATGAACTCAATAGGTACTGCATTAGCAAGATTACACTTGACAACTATAATCCATGGTGATCTAACCACGTCAAATATGATGATTAGATTGACACCCAATAGTATACAACCTTATGAGATTGTAAGTTGGCTTTTTTGTGCTTCAGATGAATCAAAACAATCCAACAACACCATGATCATTCACCATACATTATCAACCCAAACATTGTACCATCTCATATCTGATCCAGTTCTACCAATCGAGCAATATACTAATAGAGAGGTGTATAGGTGATGATAGATTTCGGTCTTTCTTCAACTGCTCAATTCCCTGAAAATTACGCTGTAGATTTATACGTATTAGAAAGAGCTTTCGCTTCTACTCATCCCAAATCAGAAAAGCTTTATGCTGGTGTAAGTTACCGTCCCAACGCTCAGCTAACGCATGCCGTACGTACATCGTAGACAGATGGCTGATACTTTGCTCTCTGGGTGGTACAGGTACTGGAAGCTTATGCTAAAGGAttaggagaaaagaaatggagaCCCATAGAACTCAAGCTGAAATCAGGTCAGTGCCGCAATAACCTTTCTCCAATTTTGCATCTCGAAGGTGGGTCGCTAACTGAATGACTGCCTAGtgcgaagaagaggaagaaagagagatatgaGTGGCTAAGTCAAGTAATCATCTAATCATAACTATCTGTCAAGCCGAAGATGTATACTATCATGCCCTTCGGGGCACAATGTGATTGTGTTGACTGAGACCGTCAAAATCATGATTCATCAAGTATTTCAGAACAATATACTAACGAGACCTTCTCACAATCTTCTGCTTCAAGATCATACAACTCTGAGCGGGAAATCTATTTGAATGAGAGCAAATGGTGAAATTACCATATATACGAAATGGGTGATAAATTGGGATCGAAATACAACGCAAGATGGAGAAAGGTCAATAAAAGGCCACAgaaaaaagttggaaagatAAAGTTGAGGGAGCTTTTGGAAGAGATTTGAGTGAAGATATTTGGTCTGTTGAAATTACTTGATGGTCGGGGGAGTGGTGGATGTTGCTTTTAGCGACTCTTGAACAGCAGGTGGTGAGTTCAAGAGGTTGCGAAGAGCTGGAGTAACGATGCGAGTGGGAATGAAACCTCCTGGAGGGGGGATCGGGACGACTGGAGCTGGTTCCTTGTTGAACAGCCACGCTGGTCGACCGTACGAAGGGGAGATTACGAGGGCTCTCGGCGTTGGGGGTGTTACCGGAGATGGAGTTGATGTGGCCAAACTCGATGGTTCCTATATATTTTCAGTTGAGTATCAGTCATGTCTGTCGAGGATTGAGAATTCTGACTTACCCTTGATTCTCTGAATTCGAGCAAGGCAATGGCAGCATCTTTGACTCTACCttcctcaacatcatcccCGCTGCATTCATCTCTTCGTCTGGAATTCTTGGAAGGCACCTTGACCGCTGGTGAAACAGCAGCTTTGGTTCTCCTCTTGGATTTCCTCTCAGATTTGACGGCGGCAGTGGGTCGTGGAGAAGCGGAAGAGGATGAGTGATCGGGctgaggagaagatgatcctcGCTTGATCCACCATTCCCGGGGTCGCTGGTTCCCATGCTCGTTCCGCTGGATGAATATTTTAACAAGTCAGTATCATTTCAATGATGAGCGACAAAAAGTTCGACATACCCAGAGCCCACAGGCATTGCAGAGCATATTGTCTTCTGCTACAAGACGTGGAGGGTCTCGATTTGTCCTCCACATATTGGTCTCATCCTGATGAATAAGATGAACTCCAATCAGCGTCCGAGCTGATTCACATGGTATACCGACGATGAACTCACTCGACCACAACCACAATTCTGACACACGGTATCTCGCAGGATACGTTTTTTGGAGCTACGAGGAGAACCAGGAGTATCGTATGGGGAAAGAGGTTGTTCTTGATGACGTTGGGGacgaaaaggagaagtgGAACATGCTCTTGGTTTTTTCTGGAATCGTGGCATTCTATTATGTGTCGTGAGCGTGACACTCTCGTGGCCCTCAGCGTTTGTGTTGATATATCTTACTCACTTCGCAATTGAGAAGCTGGATTATCAGCTATGGTGATGTAGCTCGTAAAGATGGATGACGGGCAGCGAATCAAGGCTGCGGCTTGTGGCTGAGAAAAGTCGACGGTAAGAAACTACTCGAGCTCGCTAATACGTTGGATCAACCTTATGTGGAATCGGCCAGTAGGATTGAGGATCGAAAGCTACGGGGGGGGAGCATTGAGTGGCAACCAATCAGCCATGTTATCTTTATATGACATTGCCATCTATGAAAGTTGACGAGAGGATCAATCATTTTTCTTTCAGGTTCAACCTCAGCTCGACATGGTCTGAGTTTGAaaagatcgatgaagaagtaaAGCGATAGTGGAGCAATATGAGGTGTGTGAGTGCATCATGATCCGTCCGGAGACAGATACGATGAAAGTAAAAAGGTAAGGTCTAGCAGTCATGTTGAATGGGACAGATGAGGTTGAATATATCTAGAGGTGATATATGATACCGGAGTTGGAAATGTAaatgagatgagaatgaCGTGATAGTGGAGAGATGCGATgggggatgaaaggataatGGTGATAAAGGATGGTCTTGATACGAAGTTGAATAAGAACTTACTGATTTGGGGGCTTTGAATGAGTGATGACGAAACAAAGACTGTTTTGGTGATGGTCTCACTGATTGTGTTCTGTTTTTGATGTGATATATTTGGTTTCGTGGATTTATAAGAGGAACCCGAAGTCAATACCAGATTAGGGTGTTCAATATGAGTATTATTATCAGAGATGACATATAATTGAAACTGGGGACATGGTCCATTTCATCCGAGAACAAGGGGGGGttggatatatatatataatatatatgcACGAATTAGGTAGAACTGCTTCTCGTTGTTTGTGTATTAGAGTGAGATGAGATTCGCAACATCGGACTTGAGAGCTGCTATTCGGGTTTAGAGTATGTCTTCTGATGGTAAGATTGCATCGTGAAGAACGGCATGTTATGAACCAGCGGGGAGGGTGAGAGGAGAGTAAGACACTGCGAGTCAGAAAGCCACGAGTCGTTCCTCGAGATTGAAGATAGGTTAACAAGGAATGATCAGCGCTGATTTTTAGCTTGAAAAGTACGATAGATTCTAAGATGTAGTGCGGAAaaagaagggggaaaggAGGGTGTCGTGTACGGTGATATCATTTTAATCCCCACAGTATTGTGAGTACAAGTCTAAGGCACACCATCAAGACATGTTTTGCTTCGTTTCAACCTTGTCTACCATCCATCAAAAGAGATTCGAGGAGTCTTTCGGATCTGTGGATGTTGGAAAGAAGTGAATTTTGAATTTTAGCTCACTTTCAAGGTTGGAgtaaaaagaaagatgtcaCGACCCTTTCGGGCGCAAAAACGGCGTTCAAAGCGTTTATGATGAGATTACACGTCGTCCGTGTTTTCAGTTCTGATTTCAGTCGAATTCGTGAGATGTCAGATGGACGACTCTGAGGATACTGTAAGGACATTTATTTCATATCGATGAATTACGCTGTGTTCTCAATTTTTATATTCCTCTACTTACCAACATCGACTTGGCCAAAGTTTGGGTCATTGCTTGTGGTGTATTTGCAGATGCGATGCGATTTGAATCGTATGCACACATGTGAATCATATCATAACCATCCCCAATCAACCCCTCCATCAGTAACGGCTTCAAACGGTCAGTCTCCCACCAGAATATCCATCCCATCATAAGATGTATATCGGATTTAACCATTTTCGGAGATCATGGGGCGATGGAGcgaaaaagagagaagggagCTTGAAACAATCCTTTGAGCTAAcgttccatcatcatcgtcatcatcaccataaaCTGCTATACAGAGATGGCGATGCGATGAAGTTACTTTAACCGAGAAAAGGAGAGGAGTATCGAATCGATCTATTGGGGAAAGGATACTGGTACACTGAGCGTGTCATCGACTTGATGCAACCGGTGATTTCCGATTTCCCGAATGAGTCtgatgggaagaaaaagtgCCTTGTAACAATTGACATATAGCTAGCTTCCTTTGGACCTTTTTACGAATTCAGTCAGAGAACGATAAACAGTATTCATCGGTATATTCGCAGTCACTTTGTCTGATCGAGTCATGCTCGTCTCGCACGATGA contains:
- a CDS encoding Kae1-associated kinase Bud32 encodes the protein MLASTQFSPSTCYLEKGELIKQGAEAKVYALASLFPNPTIYDPSLSSSSSSSSSSSISHSISTRTSSTSPNDAPGVILKYRFPKTYRHPTLDSALTSSRLIFEARALSRASRAGVVVPKVLWVDEKGGVIGLERIEGWSVREVLGGGAEGEMEFQDDEEIEIEFDDTDADADAESGQEGADERDVQGEGEYEEINEGWQKLSALGVTREHLMNSIGTALARLHLTTIIHGDLTTSNMMIRLTPNSIQPYEIVMIDFGLSSTAQFPENYAVDLYVLERAFASTHPKSEKLYAGVLEAYAKGLGEKKWRPIELKLKSVRRRGRKRDMSG